Within Gymnogyps californianus isolate 813 chromosome 27, ASM1813914v2, whole genome shotgun sequence, the genomic segment TCTGGCCACACTGCCCAGCGTGCGTTCATGGGGTCTCACACCGAAGTTGCACGGCTAGCAGAGACCTGCTGGGGATGACCACATCACGTCCTTGAATCAATGATGTCAAGCATCTTTGCCAAAAGCCTTTTCTTAGGAAAAGGCGAAGCATTTGAGAGGgtttgggaagggaagagacaTCCCTTGGGAGAGGGACCACCCGGGAGGGGACCCCACAGAACGGGTACGGGCATGGAGAGGAGGAGTTCAAGACAAGGAGAATGGTCACAGCTTATCTAGGGGCAAAAGGAAGATGTGGCAGCTTTTAACCAgaagagaggagcagcagcatggagGGTAAGGAGAATTCAGGGTTGCACAGAGCTCGGGAAACCAGGCCCAGGCTTTGCAGCAATTGCTCAGCTGTTGTCCCAGTGGCACCCAATTTGGGTGCCCTTGAGAGCTTCCTGATTTCGCTTCTCAGGGACATGAGAGCTGCTAACGCTTCGCCCTGCAGAAAGCCCCCGTGCAAAACAgggaaaattcattttgcaCCCCGTGCCCACGCAGCCAGCCGGCCCACACGACACCTCGTGATGGATCTGACAACCGCTAATCCTTGCTGCAGAGATCCATAACCACTGCAAGGACTTCACTTTTGTTCCCTAAATGGGGCAATTTCCCACAATGATGCCgatttgaaaaaaacaaccaaccaaacaacagGTGGATATTCTGCCAggcaaaagcaaagctaaatGTTCTGATCCAAGCCAAGGACCGAGGAAGGGCTTGGTCTTGGGGTCAGAAGATCATATGGGTCTGCACCATTTCTGATCAAGCGAGTCTGCAGGCTTGCAGGCAGCATTACTTGCCCTTCCAACGTTTGTATCTAGTAAAGAACGAGGCTCCTGTTCACAGGGAAGAAAGTTTGATGGGAAGCAGTCACTGTGCAAGCAGCAGGTCTCCAGCGAATCCTAGCACAGGGTGTAGTTATCAGCAGATTATCACAGCTGGGGGCATTAGCAGGCTTACAGCACCGACTAAATGCTCCCAATCCCCTGAAGTTTAATTATCCCTTCTAAATACATGTGCACGCATGCCCACCCACACAGCCTCCCCCGTACACCTCTCCCTGATCCAGCACTGGTGGAAGACTCgtgaaatacacatttaaatgcATCAACAGGTTTGGATGCATCTGGCGTCTTTGCCGGAAATTGTGCTTCCTCGCGCCCAGGTGGAATTCACCCCCTTGATTTTTAGATTATTAAAAAACGGTGATGATCCCCCTCCTCCACCACCAGCATCCCGCTGCGGCACAGACGCTCCCCTCGGCTCCCAGACCTTTTGAATGTTACGGCCGGGAGATTCTCAGTTATTGAGCAGGATGCTGGTTATCCCTTGCTGATCCCCAACTCCTCAGTTCCCTCTGCTCTTCGCTGCAACCACGAGACCACGAAGAGAAGATCAAGCCCAGAGGAGCTCTTACCACCACCGTAcgctctctctttctctccctcctgcaggCCAAGTCGCCCTGTGGTCCCTGGTCGTCTTGGCCATAGAGCGCTACATCGTCGTCTGCAAACCCATGGGAAACTTCCGCTTCTCCGCAACCCACGCCATGATGGGCATCGCTTTTACCTGGATAATGGCCTTTTCCTGTGCCGCTCCACCCCTCTTCGGCTGGTCCAGGTGAGTTGAAGGATGCTCAgcggcagccccagctgctgtgCAAACACCCCGTGGGACAGGACATGAAACTCCCTGGGCTCCAGCTGAGAGAGGCAATGGGGCGAGTCAGAACAGAAATGGGACCTCAGCTGTCAGTCTTAACGATGGCTTGGTGTCCCCTAACCAAAGGCAGCCATAGGCTCAGCATCTCCAGCTGCCATAGCCTTCGTGCTCCCTTTAtgccctgcagagagagaggggcTTCGATAGGCACGGCTTGTCTCACCCAGGCTGTGAAGCGtccatttctctctgcagaCCATAAAGAGCGTTTGGAGACCAGGCCTGCGGGCAAGGCTGCTCAGGGGAGGCAAGCCTGGCCTTGCTGACGTGCTGCCACCCCAGCATGGCTCCTGGGAGCCCTACAGCACCTTTCCCAGCACCCCTGCCCCACTCTCCCTGCGAGCCCATCTGTCCTGCTCCTGGCACCGCAGCACATTTCAGCTCCCCCCAACAAATGCCCCACTCGACCCAGCAGCCCCTcactccccttccctgctccgGCCCTACAGCTCCCGAGCACCGACCAGCGCCatgcagccagctgcagccacacGCTGCGACTCACCTCTGTGTGGGGCGAGGGACAGAGCCTGAGGGATGAGAGAGTGAAGGCTCAGGATTCGGGGGTGAAAACAGAGGCAATGCTGGCTGCTCAAGCCACAGGCTGCTCACTAGGCTACAGCAAGTGTGCCCTCCGGGCAGCTGAAGCCCGTGTCTGGCTCTTGCATGCACCCACATCCCTGGCCAGGAGTCGATGCAGCAGCCAAAGGCCACCCGGAAAGTAAGGGAggagctgaggaggaggaggtgatttCTCTAATGCTGCAGCTCCGGCCTCTCCTCGCATcccactgcagagctgccctgtgGGGTCATAGCAAGCCCCTACCAGCCCTTTGGGCACGTGCAGGAGGTGACTTTGGGGCAGCAAAGTCCCTTTACCATCCACCTGCGATGAGGCATAGCCAGATGGTCCCCCTCTAGCCTTGAATTGGGATCCCTGCCCAGGCAGCCGGTCCTTGGCTCCGAAGCAGACCTAAGCTGCACCCCTTTGAGCCAGGGTCCCTCCAGACACAGGCTGTGCATCCCTCCaccctgtgcagcagcagggacaaagTCCTCAAGAGCTTGGTCCCACCAAGCTGGCGGCTCTCGTCCCCGCTCGGCGTCCCTCTGTCCGCAGAGGGAGAGCAGGTGGCTCCCGGCAGGCAAGTGCTCAGCCATgtaggaaggaaataaatagccCGTTCCCCGTGGGAGGGAGCGAGTGTCACAACAAACCGATGCTACGCACTCAAGTGCAACATGTCGGCACGGCTCGTGTTGGCCCCGAAGGAGCCGTGCGCTGCAGAGCCAGCGAGGCTGGGTGCACAGGGTGCAGAGGAGAAGGCGGGGAGGAGCTCACCCAAAACATGCATGCCACCACTCTTCAAGCATCCCCCATCCTTGGGGAATTCGGTCCCTAGGTTGAGCCCCTCCTGTTGCCCCCCAGGAGTGTCCTGGTGAAGATCCTAACCTTTCTCACTGGCAGATACATGCCGGAGGGGATGCAGTGTTCCTGCGGCCCCGACTACTACACCCACAACCCCGACTACCACAACGAGTCCTATGTCCTCTACATGTTCGTCATCCACTTCATCATCCCGGTCGTggtcattttcttctcttatgGGCGCCTCATTTGCAAAGTTCGAGAGGTAACGTTGGGAGGGGATGAATGGGGACAGGGTGGGCAGCttgggcaggagaggggaggtgGTCCAGGGGCGGAAAGCTGGGGGGTGCCCCTCAccaccctccctgcctgcaggcagctgcccagcagcaggaatCGGCCACAACCCAGAAGGCCGAGAAGGAGGTGACGCGGATGGTGATCCTCATGGTGCTGGGGTTTATGCTGGCCTGGACGCCCTACGCCGTGGTGGCATTCTGGATCTTCACCAACAAGGGAGCGGACTTCACCGCCACGCTCATGTCAGTGCCTGCCTTCTTCTCCAAGAGCTCCTCCCTCTACAACCCCATCATCTACGTCCTCATGAACAAACAGGTGAGATGCCCCACGGCgcagcctctcccctgcccttGGCTTACCAGCACGCCTGGTGTCACCGCAGGCACCTTGCTCCTCCCCATAAGTGATTGCATCTCAGCCTGGGGGGAGCAGCAAGCTCGGGGGCTGTCGGGGGCTCTCAGTATGGCAGCACGTCCCCACTGGCCCCCGATGCCATCGTTCTCcatttctctcccctcttcaGTTCCGTAATTGCATGATCACCACAATCTGCTGCGGCAAGAACCCCTTTGGGGATGAAGACATCTCCTCCGCCGTATCCCAGAGCAAGACCGAGGTCTCTTCCGTCTCTTCCAGCCAAGTATCACCTGCATAGACCATGGACAGTTTGAACTGGGGTGACCCGCCGAGCTCGGGGACCGAGACAGACACCTACGCACCCACAGTCTCATTTCATGCAGTCACTCCCTTGTGCACCGACACCCTCCCCTGCACGAGCAGTTACCTGTGCACCTACTGCAGTAGCTTCCCCGCCACGTGCagacccccagccccaggcacgCTCGCTGGGACACCCCTGCACCCACTGGTGCAAAGACGGCACACCGAGCTCTTCCACGCTGACACAGCCCCTTGCAGGGGAGCCCAggtcccttccccagctcccaggAGCCGGTCAGCTTTTGGGGACTGTCCCTACCTGCCCCAAGCACTAGCAAAACCCCCGGCTTTGTTCACATCGTGTTAAAACGGCAGCGCCCAGCGGGAACCCCCCAActgcaatattttcttccctccctccctgaaaTGCGCTCCCTGCTAGCATCCCCCTTCCCTGGCGCTCAAGGGAGTGTTGCAGAAGCATTCGGCCCTCATTTGCAAAAACTAAGCGTACCGACAAAGCACCGTTGCAAAAACTCCAGAAGCACGAACCCGTGGCTGGAGCGGTCCCGGCTGCCCCTTGCCAGCACCCGAGCCTGGGGCTCGCCGGAGCTGTGCACCCCGCTGCCAGCACAGCCGATGGAAATCAATACCCATAGTCTTTATAATTCAGTATAACAAATGGAGCTGTGAGCGGGCTTCGCTTCAAGCCCAACTCCCTGTATCCCCAAGACAACACtgtagatatattttttttgtcttggaacCTGTAAATATTTGCTCACATACTTTGAAGTCTCTATCTTTCTCagccctttcctttctcctcctcctcccgacTCCAAGGCAGAGAAACCGTCTTTCACCTCCGCTCCCGCCAGCCGGACACGCACGGCCAGCCTTGGAGGGTGGGACTGGTACTCGAGCGCTTTCCtgtacatattttataaataaataataccgTGTCAGCACAAGGACTTCTACAGTCAAGAAGTAgggattaaaaaataagaaataaacagaagcagcgcagagaaaaatacagatgctCAGTCCTTGTCCTTTCTCTTGGGCTGCATTGACAAGACGCTGGTGTCCAACCGAGAAAATGCAATGCTGCTGTTGGAGACGCAAGCCCGGAGCTGTCTCGAAAGCCATGGGAATGGGGATCTGTGGGTTAGACTGGCCCAGATcagaggggagagcagtgacCGTCCCCAGCAAGGTGACAGCCCCATTAGCTGGAGCACCAAAGGGGTTTAGAGGCGAAAAGAGACACAGACAGAGCACAGGGCAGCCGGTGCCATCGCTTGTACCATGGCCCTCGCCACCTAGCCTACCACCAGCcgttatttttttcatcctttaatATTTAAGCATCCCCCACGTAGCCTTAAATAAAGCTTCAGCAGAGAGCTTTTTGCAGAGTTCAAGTTCCCCTCCCCGCGGGGCCCTTCGCGTCAGCGTCATTAAGGAATTGGCAGAGTCAGGGAAAAATTGTTCCCTGTGTCAGTGAATTTGTTACCGAGCTGGCTGGAGAGCAATCCCGAGCGCATTCATTGCCGGGGCTCTTGCCCTCCACCGCCCTCCCTGTTCGGCACACACGTGCCCCCTCTCAGGcgtttttcctcctttttttggtCCAAAGCAACCAAAAATGGTGGGAAGCCCAAGGCTCACCCCTGGGATGGGAATGCAGGAATAGAAACCACCTTTTGCTCCAAACCACCAGCCTAGCCGTGCcctggggagcgggggggaaggtcgctgcccccagccccagcaatCCGGGCACCCTCCTGCCTCCGCACCCAGCCGGACTGCGCCTGCATCCATCCAAATTCAAGGCTCCTGGCCAGGGCCCGGTGCTGGGGTCACCGCAGGAGCAGGTCTCGGCACCACTCCTGCACCGACAGCTACACTGAATAATTCATGGCCCGCTCTCCCCGGGTCTCCGGAGCCTCCTTTCCTTCGCCTACAAAGCAACAAGcccatttccttttgttctttgaaGCGATGGGGGAACCAGAGGAGCGGAGGCACCGGGGCTTTTTTATAGTGAGTGATTGAGCACGCCATGTGCGAAGGAGGCCTCCTCGGCATTGCTTATCTCACCCCCTAGACTTTTGAGCGCAATATATTACGGGAACGCAACCCTCCATAACCGCACACCTTGAACAGAGCGCGGTGCCTGGCTGTGTATCCCCCCctccatgctttttttcttttttttaaatgctgcagttATAGTCGAGGGCTGCTTGCCTTTTGCTGCCGTGCAGCAATGCTGGAAGAATTCACAACGATGTAGCAGACCCTGGAAGGGGATAACAGCAGCCCGTGACCCCTAACAAGCAGCTCCGGAGAGCCGGGGACCACCTCAGGGTGAGCTGAGGCTTTGCAGCTGAATTTCCCATGGGTGCGAGAGGGATGGAGCGGAGTGCCCCAGCCCCGCGGTGCTGCAGCTCGCTGGGCAGCGGCAGATGCAGGCAGCGATGCCGGCAGCGATGCCTTCTGGCCGCCCCCACCTGCGCTCAGCAGCCAGCTGCCTCGCCAGATGTGTCACCGCACACGAGCGAGCGCCGTTTGCAAAAAGCCGGTGGAGGTCACGAGCACCCGGCCTGCCCTTGCAGCCCGGGGGATGCTTTGTAGAGGGAATTTTCTCCTGCAGAATAGTTTTACCTCCTTGGTGCAACTACCCCGCTGCAAGGAGCCTTCTCGAGGTGGATGGTGCCTGGCCAGGCTGTGCACATGTGGTGTCCCCGGTGGGGCTGGCTGGTGATGCTCTCGGAGGTGCAGGCAGCTTGACATCAGGCAGCTTGAAGTCATCCACGATGCAAAGGAGGAGCTGCTTTATTTGGGGTGGACCTGCAGATGGGAATAAAAAGATAAACCTGTCCCAAGAGAGCAACccctctgcttctgcctccagcccctctcTATCCGAGGTGGCCCCGCAGCAGCAGATGATGATGCTCACCTCTCCTTGAACAAATccctgcaaaaaaattaaagcatccAAGTTGCAGCACAGGTTTCTCCAAAACCGTAGGGGTGGAGCGCAGCAGCCAGGCAATCTGCAACCAAAAGCTGAAACCTCATCTAGCCCGCATCGATTCAACCTTTCAGTAGCAGAAAGCATTTCATCGaaggtgattttcttttttgttgtgtcCCCCCCTTCTTATTCTAAACACTGTTTCTTGGAGGTGTGAAGTCATAATTTTCTTGCAACTGCCCGCCAGGCCATGCTCCCTTCGTTTTTCAAATCCAGGGACTTTTAGAGATGTTCTTTATCGATCCAACACTTATTTATATGCAAACAATAGGAGAAGATGgttacttcagttattaaatttAGAGAGCTGACAAAAGCAATCAGAAGATACATCACTTAATAGGAGATTaagagggaagcagcaggagcccAGATTCCTGACCCAGTATTTCAGATTGTTTTATACATGgatatctatgtatttttactgCCTAGATGGCAACATAATAAAATGATACAATTGTACGCTTTGCCCACAGGGTTTTATCACTAATTGATTTTGCAACAGCTCAGCTAATCTCAATTCCAAAGGCTTTTGCGTGGCCTGCATCGAAGGGGACTGTCCTGTCCAGGGGCATCTCCTGGCAGAGGGAaacccagggctggggggctgcagccaaACTGGGGAGCGCGATGGGCACAGGGAAGAGCTCGAGCTCGGTCCAACCATCCTCAGCAAGACAGAGCCTGAGCACCAGCCGCTCGCCACCCTTAGCGTGAGGAAGTCATGCCCAGCCTCTTCCTCAGCTCAGCCTGCGACGTTTGCGTGCCCCAGCCAAAACTGCCAAGGGCTCGGACCTTGTGGCAAACCGAGCCGGCTGAGGAGCAGTGCAGGATTCGGCCTGTCCCCATCCCGGAGAGCCGGTGGCACATGTCACTCCTCACCCTCTCTGCTGGGACCGTGGCgtgctgtcactgctgctggCCCAAGTAAATCAGTATTTCCCATGATTTGGAAAGGCAGACAAATGGGAACCTGATTTCAAGATTCCTTAACTCATTTTCACACAGTTAAGCTTTAATCCATCTtcattatgtttctttttcGCTAAAGCTCCTCACGTTACAAGGACAAGACATCCAGTGACAATTATTGTTCTTTCAAATTTGATGAACTTCATATGCAGATCAGATCTGGGCATGGCAGACCAGCTTGGCATATCTATGAAATAACCATTTGGTTAAAATAAGCTGGGGCAGGAGCTACCCTTTAGGAGCCCTTGGACAACCCACACCTTTCCCATATGGCAAATCCCCATGTGCGCCAGCCCCAAGGAACTGGGAGATCCCCAAGCCCAGCCCCAAGGTCCCatccttgaaaaaaatcattcaggagttatttctttccacttttccaGAAATACATTGATATTTTCAGGCACTGCTTGCTTGCAATCAGCAAGGATCATTCCAGCATCGCTCATTCATAGCAGATAATTGCACACAGAGCAGGTACCATCACCTTCTCCAGCGCCGTTGGCCTGAGGTtgctcagcagcccctggctgctACCACCTAAATTCACATGCAATTGAGGCAAGCAGCCAGACTTAGCCAGGAAACTGTGACAGCTGGAAATTGGGGCCCAAAGGGCATTTCAGTGTCTAACTCTTATCCTCACTGCAGCTGGGATTGCTCCTCCTTACCCGAGTATTGCCGTCATCTGTTTTAGGAAAACTGCAGTAATTGGCTcaattcattttaaatcagtTATCATTTGTGCAAGCAGCAGTCAGGGGAAAAGCAGCTTGTAGTTAATAACATCCCTAATTTGGAGACTTCCGCAGGGATGAGGAGGGAGATCTCGGCAAGGGGCCATTCTTTGGTCCTTGCCCCGCAAGCGGCTGTGCGAGtcccctgcagctgcagggcacagACCGAGATCCCGCGCCAAAACACGGGGACAGGCACAGGGTGCGAGGCCACGAGGTTTGAGACGGGGTCCTGGCCCGGTGCCATGCCGTACAGCACTCATCCTGCCCCGGGGCTGATCCCCTTCAGGCTGGGACATCGCTTTCTGGGCTTTCTCCTGGGACATATTTATCACGTCTgagtgcagaagcagcagccggGATGCCGGAGGGTCTGGCTCTGTCTATTTGTCTCTGCCAAAGGAAAACCATCTCCTTGTCCGGCCAcgccagcagctctggaaagaacaagattaagattaaaaaactccccccttccctctgtgCCGTCACACTCGCAGGGCTGGGGAGTCCAAatcccaccccagcccctctccaggGGGCATGGACCCTGGTACCATGGGGAGAAGCTGCCCCTCAGGGGAAAAGCTGTTGGGGTTACAGCTTGGGGAGAGGCCAAGATTTCCCCTGCCAGTGCCAGAGGATGTGCCAGGGGCACGTTGCACAGCCCCAACAGCCTCTCCTCCACGAGGCTGAACCCAGGGAGACCCAGGCAGTGTTTGCACCCCCCGGGAGGGTGCACGAGCACCCACATTTGTGCCCACTTCCCAGCATGGACATCGCCAGCCTGTGCAAAGGCTCTCCAAATCCATCACCGCTGCCTGTTTCACATTAGCAGCAATAAAAAGATTCAAACAGCAATTCCTTACTTTTATGAACAAATGGCTCTGGATGGATGATTCAGGCAGCATTCAATTCCCAGCAAGAAAGTGTCAGCAAAAACCCAGCCTCTTTCATGTAGGTGGATAACTGCAAATAAAAGTAGGGAATTATTAGCACTTAATActtggtgggttttttactCCCTAGTGCTCTTCTCTGGTAGGTGCCAAGCACTTTAGATAAACTAACAGGCAGGGGGGGCCTTGCTAAGAGGAGATGCATGGATTGCAGTGATGGCTCCAGACACCGAGACCGTCCCCATCCCGCTGCCAGggctctcctccagcctgtccccTCCAGAgccccttttctcctccccacggccccttctcccatctcctcccctccccacccatcCCTTCCTCGCCCCTGCCCTCCCATTCACAGCTCACTGCCACCAACATGGGGGCCTCGGGTCCCCCAGCCCACGGTGGCAcgagcccccagccccagggcggCTTCCCCATGGATCTGGGGCTGCTCACGGCTGTGAACGGCCATGGAGAGAGACGCGCCAGCCTCCTCCAGACTCTCTATTTCTCCTTCATCAAGACCGcctatatttttcttgttcatcaGACTGACAAATGGGCAGAAAACAGACTCCTGGCTATTTCCTGCGCAAGCTGCccactcctcctctccccttggcGATGACTGAGAGCTGAAGAAGCAGGAATAGCATATAAATTTCCTCCCTCCTTTAATAAATACCTCTATTACCTAGCGCTTTCTCCCAGCTCTctccagctggctgctgcaggctccTTCTTGCTCGCTTGGTGGCTTGCTGCCCGCCAGGCAGACGTGATAAACTGAAATTCTCATTTCTATGGGGAATAAACAGCAGGACTGAGCCAGGCTGGCTGCAAAGGGCTGGGGGCAGCGCGGGAGGGGAGAAACCCCCTCCCTGGGGTCTGGCTGCAGCTTTGCATCATCACACGGGGAGTCAAATGAATTAATTGATTAGGGAAGGTGGGGTTGGGGCTTGTCTGACTGTATGGCAGCAGATTGCGTCCTCTCTTCGGACACCCTGCCCTGGTCCCGAGGGGGAGG encodes:
- the LOC127026147 gene encoding green-sensitive opsin, with the translated sequence MNGTEGINFYVPMSNKTGVVRSPFEYPQYYLAEPWKYRIVCCYIFFLISTGLPINLLTLLVTFKHKKLRQPLNYILVNLAVADLFMACFGFTVTFYTAWNGYFVFGPVGCAVEGFFATLGGQVALWSLVVLAIERYIVVCKPMGNFRFSATHAMMGIAFTWIMAFSCAAPPLFGWSRYMPEGMQCSCGPDYYTHNPDYHNESYVLYMFVIHFIIPVVVIFFSYGRLICKVREAAAQQQESATTQKAEKEVTRMVILMVLGFMLAWTPYAVVAFWIFTNKGADFTATLMSVPAFFSKSSSLYNPIIYVLMNKQFRNCMITTICCGKNPFGDEDISSAVSQSKTEVSSVSSSQVSPA